The following proteins come from a genomic window of Acinetobacter baumannii:
- a CDS encoding DUF1073 domain-containing protein, giving the protein MAETKKPDAIGDAGAYTNFVSNIGTERDKASHGSFVKKVIPDEQLEAVYQHWLAKRIVNRPASDMLRAGWFFEGIQDNDLLKLKEACKAFNLDGVLLSSLVLSRLYGVCYVLLGTVDGGNLDQPFDLNKLGVGRLEFFTVLKKKYIEADTSKYLSPKEAGGLLKQPEFYKLKLDGKSTQKIHHTRLYKFGHADVVNEEPVSVLQEVYEDLLDHAAVKKASASLVHESKIDVIRTPNLVDKIKEDMKSVAERFLSVGLLKGLNGMIVLDKEEEYDSKSYSFGGLPDLMREFSIQAAGAADMPYTILFGQSPAGMNATGEHDTRNYYDSIATKQTWSLKPFMMKLLRVIVQTTFGRQIPSLDVVFNPLWQLDAKVRSEVEKANAERDSKYLEMGIITEPQIAKQLVIDGVYSVIDEAHIKELETMVKLNDNDNSDPETTPPAGEET; this is encoded by the coding sequence ATGGCTGAAACTAAAAAGCCCGATGCAATTGGCGATGCAGGGGCATATACAAACTTTGTCTCAAATATTGGTACCGAACGTGACAAAGCCTCACACGGTTCTTTCGTTAAGAAAGTAATTCCTGATGAACAATTAGAAGCTGTGTATCAACATTGGTTAGCTAAGCGAATCGTCAACCGCCCGGCAAGTGACATGCTCCGAGCTGGATGGTTTTTTGAAGGGATTCAAGATAACGATTTATTGAAGCTTAAAGAGGCATGTAAGGCATTTAACTTAGATGGGGTGCTCTTATCTAGTTTGGTCCTTTCTCGCTTATATGGCGTTTGTTATGTGCTTCTAGGGACTGTAGACGGCGGCAACCTAGATCAACCGTTCGATTTAAACAAGTTAGGCGTTGGTCGTTTAGAGTTTTTCACTGTGCTTAAGAAAAAGTACATTGAAGCTGATACCAGTAAATACTTATCGCCTAAGGAGGCAGGTGGACTTTTAAAGCAGCCTGAATTTTATAAGTTAAAGCTGGACGGGAAATCAACGCAAAAGATCCACCATACACGCTTATATAAGTTTGGCCATGCCGATGTGGTTAATGAAGAACCTGTAAGTGTTTTGCAGGAAGTTTATGAAGATCTGCTTGATCATGCCGCCGTTAAGAAAGCCTCAGCTAGTCTCGTGCATGAATCAAAAATTGACGTGATTAGAACACCTAACTTGGTCGATAAGATCAAAGAGGACATGAAATCCGTAGCAGAACGCTTTCTTAGTGTCGGATTGCTTAAGGGCTTGAATGGCATGATCGTCTTGGATAAAGAGGAGGAGTATGACTCTAAATCTTATAGCTTTGGCGGTCTGCCTGACCTTATGCGTGAATTCTCTATCCAAGCTGCTGGTGCTGCCGATATGCCATATACGATTTTATTCGGGCAATCACCTGCAGGCATGAACGCAACTGGTGAGCACGACACACGGAACTATTATGACAGTATCGCAACTAAGCAAACATGGTCCTTAAAGCCATTCATGATGAAGCTTTTAAGAGTGATTGTTCAAACTACGTTTGGTCGTCAGATTCCAAGCTTAGACGTTGTATTTAACCCGTTATGGCAATTAGACGCTAAGGTGCGTTCTGAGGTTGAGAAAGCTAACGCTGAACGGGATTCCAAGTATTTAGAAATGGGCATCATTACCGAGCCACAGATAGCAAAACAGCTTGTTATTGACGGTGTTTATTCAGTGATCGATGAAGCTCATATCAAAGAGCTTGAGACAATGGTGAAGCTTAATGACAACGATAATTCAGATCCTGAAACCACACCTCCAGCAGGCGAAGAAACGTAA
- the terL gene encoding phage terminase large subunit, protein MNSRTNIDPVKAKAKRIKCEKEHLFFTRAFFLPRMGFKFSVNWHHEYIADKIDEVIAGKVKNLVINVPPGSGKTELLTNLIARGIARNARSRFLYLSFSQSLVEDVSATARNIVKSEDFQSLWPVKISTSTDAKSSWKTTVDGYDAGHVYSASMGGQVTGRRAGTLASEGFTGAIILDDPLKPEDAFSQTARRKANRKILNTVNSRKAKSDTPIILIMQRLHVEDPTNFVLTGNVPGEWEQISIPALIDDEYISKLPEHIQRKIPRDVERDEKGRQSYWPLKESLLSLLQLEKGGEDKDGATVSRYTFASQYMQNPKKLGGDLVKAEWFPRYLDLPVLKWRAIWADTAQKTKEHNDFSVFLCAGLGYDNNLYIIDVKRGKWEAPELLKEAKSFINKHKDSNTKIGKLRYMAVEDKASGTGLIQSISKQTTLPIRAIQRSTDKLSRTMDVILYVEERRVWLPVNAPWLLNYIEEIEGLTADWSHDHDDQWDPTIDAINDSLAKKPTVFD, encoded by the coding sequence ATGAACTCGAGAACGAATATTGATCCTGTTAAAGCCAAAGCTAAACGGATTAAATGTGAGAAAGAACATTTATTTTTCACGCGTGCTTTTTTCTTGCCTCGAATGGGCTTTAAGTTTTCGGTCAATTGGCATCATGAATATATCGCTGACAAGATTGACGAGGTAATTGCTGGAAAGGTTAAAAACCTAGTTATTAACGTTCCACCCGGAAGCGGTAAGACTGAACTACTCACAAATCTTATTGCCCGTGGCATAGCGCGTAATGCTCGTTCCCGTTTTTTATATTTGTCTTTCTCGCAATCACTTGTAGAGGATGTATCGGCAACAGCAAGAAACATTGTTAAGTCGGAAGACTTTCAGAGTTTATGGCCAGTAAAGATTTCTACCAGTACGGATGCTAAGTCGAGCTGGAAAACTACCGTTGATGGTTACGATGCTGGTCATGTTTATTCTGCTTCGATGGGTGGGCAGGTCACTGGTCGCCGTGCCGGTACATTAGCTAGTGAGGGCTTTACTGGTGCGATTATTCTGGATGACCCATTAAAGCCGGAAGATGCATTTAGCCAGACAGCTAGACGTAAAGCTAATCGTAAGATCTTAAACACGGTCAACTCGCGTAAAGCTAAATCTGACACGCCAATTATTCTGATCATGCAGCGTTTGCACGTTGAAGATCCGACTAACTTTGTGTTGACGGGTAATGTACCTGGTGAGTGGGAGCAGATCAGTATTCCCGCGCTTATCGATGATGAATACATCAGTAAGTTACCAGAGCACATACAGCGCAAAATTCCACGTGATGTTGAGCGTGATGAAAAAGGCAGACAAAGCTACTGGCCATTAAAAGAGTCTTTACTTTCATTGCTGCAGCTGGAGAAAGGCGGGGAAGATAAAGACGGCGCCACAGTGTCACGCTATACATTTGCAAGCCAATATATGCAGAACCCTAAAAAGCTGGGTGGTGATCTTGTTAAAGCTGAATGGTTCCCACGTTACCTAGACTTACCTGTTCTTAAATGGCGTGCGATTTGGGCAGATACGGCGCAAAAGACAAAAGAGCATAACGACTTCTCTGTGTTCCTATGTGCTGGACTTGGCTATGACAATAACCTGTACATCATTGATGTGAAGCGTGGCAAATGGGAAGCACCAGAACTTTTAAAAGAAGCGAAGTCATTTATCAACAAACACAAGGATAGCAACACAAAGATTGGCAAGCTTCGTTATATGGCCGTAGAAGATAAAGCGAGTGGTACCGGATTAATTCAGTCCATTTCTAAACAGACCACATTACCAATACGTGCGATTCAGCGAAGTACTGACAAGCTATCAAGGACTATGGATGTCATTCTTTATGTTGAAGAGCGCCGTGTCTGGCTACCAGTTAATGCACCGTGGCTTTTGAACTACATTGAAGAAATTGAAGGCCTTACTGCTGATTGGTCACATGACCATGACGACCAGTGGGACCCGACCATTGATGCGATTAATGATTCATTAGCCAAAAAGCCAACTGTATTTGATTAG
- a CDS encoding phage head morphogenesis protein, producing MTTIIQILKPHLQQAKKRKKGRRASKPRAVHVNRRVELYYTRQLLAISKYCQEQTKDLVIPTVGQNIGDAWFSDMMAAFREKLTKYVVEVSRPLATKVVTDTQKEVDKQIAEHTKTIIGVDLTPFYRAADIQDEVDLNITANVSLIKSIPQQYADKLEVLITNALQTGQTNEELAKAIKQLGLSTDYRARLIASDQMGKINGQINQARQLSMGVETYTWQTAKDERVRPDHQHKQGKTFRWDSPPEGGHPGQPIRCRCTALPNYEDILID from the coding sequence ATGACAACGATAATTCAGATCCTGAAACCACACCTCCAGCAGGCGAAGAAACGTAAGAAAGGGCGTAGAGCATCTAAGCCGAGAGCCGTGCACGTAAATCGCCGTGTAGAGCTATATTACACACGGCAATTACTGGCTATCTCAAAATATTGTCAGGAACAAACTAAGGATTTAGTTATTCCTACAGTAGGCCAGAACATCGGAGATGCATGGTTCTCTGACATGATGGCGGCGTTTAGGGAAAAGCTCACAAAGTATGTTGTTGAGGTTTCCCGTCCGTTGGCCACAAAGGTTGTGACTGACACCCAAAAGGAAGTGGACAAGCAAATTGCAGAGCACACCAAAACAATTATTGGTGTGGATCTTACGCCGTTTTATCGAGCTGCTGATATCCAAGACGAGGTAGATCTAAACATTACGGCAAATGTCAGTTTGATTAAGTCTATTCCGCAGCAATATGCCGATAAGCTTGAGGTATTAATCACCAATGCTTTGCAGACTGGACAAACTAATGAAGAGTTGGCCAAAGCTATTAAGCAATTAGGATTATCTACTGATTATCGTGCACGTCTTATTGCTAGTGATCAGATGGGCAAGATTAACGGCCAAATTAACCAAGCCCGACAGCTTTCAATGGGTGTTGAGACATACACATGGCAAACGGCGAAAGATGAGCGTGTAAGGCCAGATCATCAACATAAGCAGGGCAAGACATTTAGATGGGATTCACCGCCAGAAGGGGGACATCCGGGCCAGCCTATCCGTTGTCGTTGTACAGCGTTGCCTAACTATGAGGATATTTTAATTGACTAA
- a CDS encoding DUF2280 domain-containing protein has translation MAALKKEVKLFIVRSLAVFNTPTETAELVNQEYGVKVTKQQCEKYDPTKRAGENLSEELRKDFEKTREMFLGKPEAIPIANLAVRLQRYESQYQKHSRNRVAALSILKQAAEDMGGKYTNKTEITGAGGGPLQSENITYVTATDEQVRQAIDELENEY, from the coding sequence ATGGCGGCTCTAAAAAAGGAGGTAAAACTCTTTATAGTTCGCTCACTTGCCGTATTTAATACACCCACAGAAACTGCTGAGCTCGTCAACCAAGAATACGGGGTAAAAGTTACTAAACAGCAGTGTGAGAAATACGACCCAACTAAACGGGCAGGTGAGAACCTAAGCGAAGAGTTAAGAAAAGATTTTGAAAAGACTCGCGAAATGTTTTTGGGTAAGCCTGAGGCAATCCCAATTGCAAACTTAGCGGTGCGTTTACAGCGATATGAAAGCCAATATCAAAAGCATAGTAGAAACCGTGTAGCAGCTCTAAGCATTCTTAAACAAGCTGCTGAGGACATGGGCGGCAAGTACACGAATAAGACTGAAATTACAGGCGCTGGCGGCGGTCCATTACAAAGCGAAAACATTACCTATGTGACTGCTACCGATGAGCAGGTAAGGCAGGCGATAGATGAACTCGAGAACGAATATTGA
- a CDS encoding DUF2184 domain-containing protein, translating to MSKLAAMKLRLTPVAQMVQANIGDAFNIDALAQLFVKLEEFNEMGPQLQQVMDYAKYIPVKPVNAVYGGGEILSRKKGVGMGKDHSGTGNDIPVAEVEYDTVQLPVKVGTISYMYSVFELQAAQKLNLALEADKVEAARLAAEKHLSNIAWYGNALTGVKGFLNQTGVTIVTAQHNWATATIEEVLSDFNASLADAEDLVDGDVSVQPDTYLMASNQYLHLSTRVVADSGGKTFLKFIEENNIFASQGKPLTIRGLGRSNGKGTAGADRSIIYRRDPSCIQMKCDDVTFLAAQPVGVDIKVPGHYKYQGVWLKRVDSLRYLDHV from the coding sequence ATGAGTAAATTGGCAGCAATGAAGCTACGTCTAACACCAGTAGCTCAAATGGTTCAGGCAAATATTGGGGATGCATTTAATATTGATGCATTAGCTCAGTTATTCGTTAAATTGGAAGAATTTAACGAAATGGGTCCTCAGCTTCAGCAAGTGATGGATTACGCTAAATACATTCCTGTTAAACCTGTCAATGCCGTATATGGAGGAGGAGAGATCCTAAGCCGTAAGAAGGGTGTGGGTATGGGTAAAGATCATTCAGGAACTGGTAATGATATTCCCGTGGCTGAAGTTGAATATGATACTGTTCAATTGCCAGTGAAGGTCGGCACGATCAGTTATATGTATTCAGTGTTTGAGTTACAAGCAGCCCAAAAATTAAATTTAGCACTTGAAGCAGATAAAGTAGAGGCCGCTCGTCTAGCTGCAGAAAAACACTTAAGTAACATTGCTTGGTATGGCAATGCTCTTACCGGAGTTAAAGGCTTCTTAAATCAGACGGGTGTAACCATAGTTACAGCCCAACATAACTGGGCCACCGCAACCATTGAAGAAGTACTAAGTGACTTCAATGCAAGCTTGGCAGATGCTGAAGATCTTGTTGATGGGGATGTGTCCGTACAGCCAGATACTTATTTGATGGCATCAAATCAATACTTACACCTTTCTACTCGTGTAGTTGCTGATTCTGGCGGAAAGACATTCTTAAAATTCATTGAAGAAAATAACATCTTCGCATCACAAGGTAAGCCGTTAACCATTCGTGGTTTAGGTCGTTCAAATGGTAAAGGTACGGCAGGTGCTGACCGTTCTATTATTTACCGCCGTGACCCGTCATGCATCCAAATGAAATGTGATGACGTCACTTTCTTGGCAGCTCAACCAGTTGGTGTGGATATTAAAGTGCCTGGTCACTACAAATATCAGGGCGTATGGTTGAAGCGTGTTGATTCTCTCCGTTACTTGGATCACGTGTAA
- a CDS encoding DUF2213 domain-containing protein encodes MTKHIYQLKIGDFAPSESTRSFTKEGYLKCVNVRLAKAPQVRQYYAYEFPSLEGYTADQVINVYTPAEELFKPEAIQSFNGVDATDYHPPKNEINASNWKDYHIGYCENVRQEGDYLVGDLLIKDKISIDLIQSNERLEMSLGYGALLIVEQGTAPDGTPYQARFINFIGNHVALVKYGRCGGDCRIGDKQQTPPKGNKSMEVIVNGIRFNIGDNTPLADALKQQQEQLENMKAAKLKVGDKQFSIGDELGAIQAVVDQLHAEKTALEQKVGDLEKNQMTPEKLEQAAAERAAVIADAKALVPTVKTEGCTCEQIKRDVIAAKAGDALVTALMGNVSVGDAKPEQIDTTFRALCAVKGTQPSNPVGDALHQQQSVKAGDGDPAGGGDEKTYSKENAYKTI; translated from the coding sequence ATGACTAAGCACATTTACCAACTCAAAATTGGTGACTTTGCGCCAAGCGAATCGACACGCTCATTTACCAAAGAGGGGTATCTGAAATGCGTCAATGTTCGCTTAGCTAAAGCGCCTCAAGTACGTCAGTACTATGCGTATGAGTTTCCATCACTGGAAGGTTATACCGCTGATCAAGTCATTAATGTCTACACGCCTGCAGAAGAGCTTTTCAAGCCTGAGGCTATTCAAAGCTTCAATGGTGTAGACGCTACAGACTATCACCCGCCTAAGAATGAAATTAACGCATCTAACTGGAAGGATTATCACATTGGCTATTGTGAGAACGTTCGACAGGAAGGCGATTATCTGGTGGGTGATTTGCTCATTAAAGACAAGATCAGCATTGATTTGATCCAAAGCAACGAACGGCTAGAAATGTCGCTTGGCTATGGAGCCTTATTAATCGTTGAGCAGGGTACTGCGCCAGATGGCACGCCGTATCAAGCCAGATTTATCAATTTTATTGGCAATCACGTAGCACTCGTTAAATATGGCCGTTGTGGTGGTGATTGCCGCATCGGTGACAAACAGCAAACTCCACCAAAGGGGAATAAATCAATGGAAGTAATTGTAAACGGTATCCGTTTTAACATCGGCGATAACACGCCTCTGGCCGATGCATTAAAGCAGCAACAAGAGCAGCTTGAAAACATGAAGGCTGCAAAACTTAAAGTGGGTGATAAGCAATTTTCAATCGGTGATGAGCTTGGAGCAATTCAAGCAGTCGTAGATCAGTTACATGCTGAAAAAACAGCTCTGGAGCAAAAAGTAGGTGATCTGGAAAAGAACCAGATGACTCCTGAAAAGCTTGAGCAAGCTGCGGCTGAACGTGCTGCTGTGATTGCCGATGCTAAGGCATTAGTACCAACAGTTAAAACTGAAGGCTGTACATGTGAGCAAATCAAGCGTGATGTTATTGCTGCTAAAGCGGGTGATGCATTAGTAACAGCTTTGATGGGTAACGTGTCGGTAGGCGATGCAAAGCCTGAGCAGATCGATACAACTTTCCGTGCCCTCTGTGCTGTGAAGGGTACTCAACCTTCTAACCCTGTAGGTGATGCACTTCACCAGCAACAAAGTGTTAAAGCTGGCGATGGTGACCCAGCAGGCGGTGGGGATGAAAAGACCTACAGTAAAGAAAACGCATACAAAACAATCTAA
- a CDS encoding DUF4054 domain-containing protein — MDVQTFREKFSTDSSLMSLPDAKIQDALEEADLIVSQIEFGALKERAVGLYAAHILKVGISSGNGAAFGTASSMTIAGQSVSYSRSSKEAFYDLSMYGQRYLALKNSIPIDDEGTNPNRLGVGAFVV; from the coding sequence ATGGACGTACAAACGTTTCGTGAAAAGTTCTCGACTGATTCGAGTTTAATGTCTTTGCCAGATGCAAAAATTCAGGATGCTTTAGAAGAAGCGGATCTGATTGTTTCTCAAATTGAGTTCGGGGCATTAAAGGAACGTGCTGTAGGTCTATATGCAGCACATATCCTTAAAGTAGGTATCTCAAGCGGCAATGGTGCTGCTTTTGGTACTGCCTCAAGTATGACAATTGCGGGCCAAAGTGTGAGTTATTCACGATCATCGAAAGAAGCTTTCTATGATCTCAGCATGTATGGCCAGCGCTATCTTGCGTTAAAAAATTCCATTCCAATCGATGATGAAGGCACAAACCCTAATCGTTTAGGCGTTGGTGCCTTTGTTGTATAG
- a CDS encoding structural cement protein Gp24, protein MVKQYDAVPGMKFHLIGPEDILSLPMAGTGLVNDGDVVVRSTDGKTFSAVTGATNTKFGIIVRHGVGKTGKTADGKEAYKATDVAPVMTIGSIYVKVTAPVTDINAKVYVKTANGTTAAPLGSLSPTATDGTELPNASWETISNEQGLAAVRLRGA, encoded by the coding sequence ATGGTTAAGCAATACGATGCTGTACCCGGTATGAAGTTTCACCTCATCGGACCAGAGGATATTTTATCCCTGCCTATGGCTGGTACCGGTTTGGTGAACGATGGTGACGTGGTTGTACGTAGTACAGACGGAAAAACATTTTCTGCAGTAACCGGCGCAACTAATACCAAGTTTGGAATTATCGTACGTCACGGCGTAGGTAAGACAGGCAAAACGGCAGATGGCAAAGAAGCCTATAAGGCTACTGATGTAGCACCGGTTATGACGATAGGCTCGATTTACGTGAAGGTCACCGCACCAGTCACCGATATCAACGCAAAGGTTTATGTCAAAACAGCTAACGGCACCACAGCAGCGCCGTTAGGTTCTTTATCCCCAACAGCAACAGACGGTACAGAGTTACCGAACGCATCTTGGGAAACAATTTCAAATGAGCAGGGCTTAGCTGCTGTTCGCTTACGTGGGGCATAA
- a CDS encoding putative metallopeptidase, with amino-acid sequence MDQIRPFPPTDFMDQAEEEEALRLIPAPDLKNWVVANFLTLGGPLHNPDHDHIAEMLHDNEGFLAFAWASTAYARAKRMVLGQCEKVMFQQGGWKKARQEQQMRDWFGLVPVYLITIDASFCEKANDSEFCALLEHELYHIGVERDSDGEIIYSDHTGLPKHYLAGHDVEEFIGVVKRWGANENVKRLIEVAKNPPFVSDLDISKCCGNCVIT; translated from the coding sequence ATGGATCAGATCAGACCATTTCCTCCAACTGATTTTATGGATCAGGCAGAAGAAGAGGAAGCACTCCGTTTAATACCTGCCCCTGATTTAAAAAACTGGGTAGTTGCTAATTTTCTTACGCTTGGTGGACCTTTACATAATCCAGATCATGACCATATTGCTGAGATGCTTCATGACAATGAGGGATTTTTGGCTTTTGCATGGGCTTCTACTGCTTATGCGAGAGCTAAGCGTATGGTGCTCGGCCAATGTGAAAAGGTTATGTTTCAACAGGGCGGCTGGAAAAAAGCCCGACAAGAGCAGCAAATGCGTGATTGGTTCGGACTTGTTCCAGTTTACTTAATCACAATCGATGCAAGCTTTTGTGAAAAGGCTAACGATAGCGAGTTTTGTGCATTGCTTGAACATGAGCTTTATCACATCGGTGTAGAGAGAGACTCGGACGGTGAGATTATTTACAGTGATCATACTGGCCTACCTAAGCACTATTTAGCTGGTCACGATGTGGAAGAGTTCATCGGTGTTGTTAAACGCTGGGGTGCAAATGAAAACGTTAAGCGGCTTATTGAAGTCGCTAAAAACCCGCCGTTTGTTTCTGATTTAGATATTTCTAAATGCTGTGGAAACTGCGTAATTACCTGA